One window from the genome of Thermus tengchongensis encodes:
- a CDS encoding type II toxin-antitoxin system Phd/YefM family antitoxin has translation MHQKRRLSATEARVHFGEVLRRVGEGEVILVEGRGKPLAVILSPEAYERLKGEGEDPLGLILSVNRGIRERLGRPLTPPEEVIGAMREERDRELLGPGR, from the coding sequence ATGCATCAAAAGCGCAGGCTCAGCGCCACAGAGGCCCGGGTGCACTTCGGGGAGGTGCTCCGGCGGGTGGGCGAGGGGGAGGTGATCCTGGTGGAGGGGCGGGGCAAGCCCTTGGCGGTCATCCTCTCCCCCGAGGCCTACGAGCGCCTGAAGGGCGAGGGGGAGGATCCCTTGGGGCTTATCCTGAGCGTGAACCGGGGCATCCGGGAGCGCCTGGGAAGACCCCTCACGCCGCCGGAAGAGGTGATCGGGGCCATGCGGGAGGAGCGGGACCGTGAGCTTCTTGGTCCTGGACGCTAG